From Amycolatopsis sp. YIM 10, the proteins below share one genomic window:
- a CDS encoding sensor histidine kinase: protein MKSSGGIAPSWVIIQGLGTVLIAFFLIVSDDRNPWVWAGYALAAAAWLVFVATLGRRPRLAVPMLAVSTATAAALAGPATGVTATVITLLTIGRFAGLTIASGRLIGVVVGLDLVLVIGGCLLWDRPAWDVGGATAAVLVSALCGLNRRQTDLRVAQTEQLLEQTRLAHAEHARAAALDERTRIAREIHDVLAHSLGALGVQLELAEALLAERDDREAALTTIRRSRRLAVDGLGEAREAVAALRQDLPSLPEAVTRLVEVHRRDRGPVELDLCGEVVAVPTVATVALTAVAREALTNAAKHAPGARVEVVLHSGDQGVRLEVGNGVPPGHGRGKGFGLTGMRERLELAGGTLNAGPDGGDRWLVTAEVRR from the coding sequence GTGAAGTCTTCCGGTGGCATCGCGCCGTCCTGGGTGATCATCCAGGGCCTCGGCACGGTACTGATCGCCTTCTTCCTGATCGTCTCCGACGACCGGAACCCGTGGGTCTGGGCCGGGTACGCGCTCGCGGCCGCGGCCTGGCTCGTTTTTGTGGCGACCCTGGGCAGGCGCCCACGGCTCGCCGTGCCGATGCTGGCTGTTTCGACCGCGACGGCCGCTGCGCTGGCCGGTCCGGCCACCGGCGTGACCGCGACGGTCATCACCTTGCTCACCATCGGGCGCTTCGCCGGGCTCACCATCGCGAGCGGCAGGCTGATCGGCGTGGTCGTCGGCCTCGACCTGGTGCTGGTGATCGGCGGCTGCCTGCTCTGGGACCGCCCGGCCTGGGATGTCGGCGGTGCGACCGCCGCGGTGCTGGTCTCCGCGCTGTGCGGGCTGAACCGCCGCCAGACCGATCTCCGCGTGGCGCAGACCGAGCAACTGCTCGAACAGACCCGCCTCGCCCACGCCGAGCACGCCAGGGCCGCGGCTCTCGACGAACGCACCCGCATCGCCCGCGAGATCCACGACGTGCTCGCGCATTCCCTTGGTGCGCTGGGTGTTCAGCTCGAACTGGCGGAGGCGCTGCTGGCCGAGCGCGACGATCGCGAGGCCGCGCTCACCACGATCCGCCGGTCGCGGCGGCTGGCGGTGGACGGCCTCGGCGAGGCACGCGAGGCGGTCGCCGCGCTGCGCCAGGACCTGCCGTCGCTGCCGGAGGCGGTGACCCGGCTGGTCGAGGTGCACCGGCGCGATCGCGGCCCGGTCGAACTGGACCTGTGCGGCGAGGTGGTCGCGGTGCCGACGGTGGCCACCGTCGCGCTGACCGCGGTCGCCCGCGAAGCGCTGACCAACGCGGCCAAGCACGCTCCCGGCGCCCGCGTCGAAGTGGTGTTGCACTCCGGTGACCAGGGCGTTCGCCTCGAAGTGGGGAACGGAGTGCCGCCGGGGCACGGCCGGGGGAAGGGCTTCGGGCTGACCGGGATGCGCGAGCGACTGGAGCTGGCCGGTGGCACCCTGAACGCGGGACCGGACGGGGGAGATCGATGGCTGGTGACGGCGGAAGTGCGGAGATGA
- a CDS encoding cold-shock protein, translating into MTQGTVKWFNSEKGFGFITPDNGGGDVFVHYSEIQGNGFRTLEENARVEFEIGQGQKGPQATSVNLI; encoded by the coding sequence ATGACTCAGGGCACCGTGAAGTGGTTCAACTCCGAGAAGGGGTTCGGCTTCATCACTCCCGACAACGGCGGCGGCGACGTCTTCGTTCACTACTCGGAGATCCAGGGCAACGGCTTCCGCACGTTGGAGGAGAACGCTCGCGTTGAGTTCGAGATCGGCCAGGGCCAGAAGGGCCCCCAGGCCACCTCGGTCAACCTCATCTGA